One part of the Candidatus Cloacimonadota bacterium genome encodes these proteins:
- a CDS encoding phosphopantetheine-binding protein, which translates to MTTNEFMVQLADLIEIDDALSLESNLKDYDEYDSMAIMSLVAFVHKNFGKQFNARQLNQVDTVESLVELIGRDSFSA; encoded by the coding sequence ATGACTACTAATGAGTTTATGGTACAATTAGCAGATTTGATCGAGATCGATGATGCGCTAAGCTTGGAATCCAACCTGAAAGACTATGACGAGTATGATTCAATGGCAATCATGTCCTTGGTGGCATTTGTACACAAGAACTTTGGTAAGCAGTTTAATGCTCGACAATTGAACCAGGTGGACACGGTGGAATCATTGGTTGAACTGATCGGTAGGGATAGCTTCAGCGCATAA
- a CDS encoding SDR family oxidoreductase → MLWSDSILKDKRVLITGASSGIGRSCAILCSQLGARIIACGRDENRLAQTLSSLSGTENISLDFELTDEHQIEENFLKLKGSEPVSGFIHCAGIERTNPLKTIYMEEFTEMFKANVASAVIICKMITKPGMYVKRGLSIVLMSSVSGLTGEKGKIEYCCTKSSLQGLTKALALEVASRGIRINNICPAMVKSEMLERMFLSLPDESVQSIRDKHLLGIPGPEDVANLAAYLISDLSRHITGTVLSIDSGYTIS, encoded by the coding sequence ATGCTATGGTCTGATTCAATACTCAAGGATAAGAGAGTCCTAATTACCGGGGCATCTTCGGGCATAGGTAGGAGTTGCGCCATCTTATGCAGCCAACTAGGCGCTAGAATCATAGCCTGTGGTAGGGATGAAAATCGTTTAGCGCAAACTCTTTCCTCGCTGTCCGGAACTGAAAACATCAGCCTCGATTTCGAATTGACTGATGAACACCAGATTGAAGAGAACTTCCTGAAGCTGAAGGGAAGTGAGCCAGTATCAGGATTCATACATTGTGCTGGAATAGAAAGAACCAATCCATTGAAGACCATCTATATGGAAGAGTTTACTGAGATGTTCAAGGCCAATGTAGCCTCAGCTGTAATCATATGCAAGATGATTACCAAGCCCGGAATGTATGTCAAGCGCGGCCTGAGTATTGTGTTGATGTCGTCGGTTAGTGGGTTGACAGGCGAAAAGGGAAAAATTGAATATTGTTGCACCAAATCATCACTCCAGGGACTTACAAAAGCGCTTGCATTGGAGGTTGCCAGCAGGGGCATAAGAATAAACAACATATGCCCCGCAATGGTGAAATCCGAAATGCTTGAACGAATGTTCTTAAGCTTGCCCGATGAATCTGTTCAAAGCATTAGAGATAAGCACTTGTTAGGGATTCCGGGGCCTGAGGATGTGGCGAACTTGGCCGCCTATCTAATATCTGATCTTTCTCGCCATATTACTGGAACAGTGTTATCTATAGATAGCGGATACACAATCAGCTAG
- a CDS encoding ketoacyl-ACP synthase III codes for MKISSYLPERVLSNEELSELFPEWTPKKIEKKLGVRTRHISAQDETALDMAVKASERIFESVDRGIIDYLLLCTQSPDYLLPTSACILQDRLGLRTEIGALDFNLGCSGFIYGLSLAKGLLSAGIAENVLLVVSETYSKHLHPRDKGNRSIFGDAASAMLVDKSFLSKIHEFALGTDGKGWSNLIIPNSGMRNILHSQANDWTDENGVLHNDDKLFMNGPEIFNFTIEAVPKLINQVLEKNRMSLDDIDYVIFHQANQYMLQYLRDIVGITEDKFFIDMTDTGNTVSATIPIALEKCLRDDIVKQGDQVLLAGFGVGYSYGATIITI; via the coding sequence ATGAAAATCTCCAGTTACCTGCCAGAACGAGTATTAAGCAACGAGGAGCTGTCTGAGCTCTTCCCCGAGTGGACTCCCAAAAAGATCGAGAAGAAGCTGGGGGTCAGGACACGGCACATCTCTGCTCAAGATGAGACCGCGCTGGACATGGCCGTAAAAGCATCCGAAAGGATATTTGAATCTGTAGATCGCGGCATTATTGACTACCTTTTGTTATGCACTCAGAGTCCGGATTATCTGCTACCAACATCAGCTTGCATTCTTCAGGATCGTTTGGGATTAAGAACAGAAATCGGAGCATTAGACTTTAATCTTGGTTGTTCAGGTTTTATATACGGCTTGTCTTTAGCTAAGGGTTTGCTGAGCGCTGGTATTGCCGAGAATGTGCTCCTGGTAGTATCAGAGACCTATTCAAAGCACTTACACCCTCGGGACAAGGGCAACAGAAGCATTTTCGGAGACGCAGCATCAGCAATGCTTGTGGACAAGAGCTTTTTATCCAAGATTCATGAGTTCGCTTTAGGTACTGATGGCAAGGGTTGGAGTAACTTGATAATACCCAATAGCGGTATGCGCAACATACTGCACTCTCAAGCTAATGACTGGACGGATGAAAACGGGGTTTTGCACAATGACGATAAGCTGTTTATGAACGGCCCCGAAATTTTCAATTTCACGATTGAAGCAGTGCCCAAACTAATAAATCAGGTGCTAGAGAAAAACAGAATGAGCCTTGACGATATTGACTATGTGATATTTCATCAGGCCAATCAATACATGCTACAGTACCTTAGAGATATTGTCGGTATTACTGAAGATAAGTTTTTCATCGACATGACAGATACCGGAAATACAGTATCAGCCACAATTCCCATAGCTCTTGAGAAGTGCTTACGTGATGACATAGTCAAGCAAGGTGACCAGGTGCTGCTAGCTGGTTTTGGTGTAGGTTATTCTTACGGGGCTACAATAATTACTATATAG